In a genomic window of Mycolicibacter heraklionensis:
- a CDS encoding MFS transporter, producing the protein MSLLLPARPSAPVTRKPRSAPDEHKRLLRKAITASAIGNATEWYDYGVYAVVATYLTEAFFPDTLGNLGTMLGFAVSFVLRPLGGMIWGPIGDRFGRKSVLVATILLIAVATTLIGVLPTYAAAGWWAPGLLIALRVVQGFSTGGEYGGAATFMAESAPDDKRGTYGSFLEFGAVGGFVLGSAVVLALEAMLSHEQMAAWGWRIPFLLALPLGVLGLVLRSRMPETPVFAECVACDAIKGSAWDRLVDLLTNYTRPIVVTFALLVALNIIDYTLVTYQPTYLHASAGLDERSRTAVVLVGELAMMACIPFAGAWSDRIGRKPLWRGSLVGFAVLALPMYWLMGQGFAFALVGFTVLSVLFAAPLATVAATFPAMFPTQVRYAGFAIADNAAVAVFGGTAPVLADSVIEHTGWQLFPAVYLVVAAVIGLVALRFLPETRGCSLRGTGIPGVQGELERELAEVMATQPLALPASVRKMPVSPGVSCTDAHARGLGGAPSGLDADLAR; encoded by the coding sequence ATGAGTCTACTGCTGCCGGCGAGGCCGTCGGCGCCGGTCACGCGGAAACCGCGGAGCGCTCCAGATGAACATAAACGACTGCTGCGCAAGGCAATTACAGCATCGGCTATCGGTAACGCAACCGAATGGTATGACTACGGCGTTTACGCCGTCGTGGCCACCTATCTGACCGAAGCGTTCTTTCCGGACACGCTGGGCAACCTCGGAACGATGCTTGGGTTCGCGGTCTCTTTCGTGCTGCGGCCGCTGGGCGGCATGATCTGGGGCCCGATCGGGGACCGGTTCGGGCGCAAGTCGGTCCTGGTGGCGACGATTCTGCTGATTGCGGTGGCGACGACATTGATCGGTGTCTTGCCCACCTACGCCGCAGCGGGCTGGTGGGCGCCAGGCCTGCTGATCGCCCTGCGGGTGGTGCAGGGCTTCTCTACCGGCGGCGAATATGGCGGCGCCGCAACATTTATGGCCGAAAGCGCGCCCGATGACAAACGCGGGACCTACGGCAGCTTCCTGGAGTTCGGCGCCGTCGGCGGCTTCGTTCTCGGCAGTGCCGTGGTGTTGGCCCTGGAGGCGATGCTCAGCCACGAGCAGATGGCGGCCTGGGGCTGGCGTATCCCGTTCCTGTTGGCCCTGCCGCTGGGGGTGCTGGGGCTGGTCCTGCGCAGTCGGATGCCGGAGACGCCGGTGTTCGCCGAGTGCGTCGCCTGCGATGCGATCAAGGGATCGGCTTGGGACCGACTGGTCGACCTGCTGACGAACTACACCCGACCGATCGTGGTCACCTTCGCGCTGCTGGTCGCGCTGAACATCATCGACTACACCCTGGTGACCTACCAACCGACCTACTTGCACGCCTCCGCCGGACTTGACGAACGCAGCAGGACGGCGGTGGTGCTGGTCGGGGAGCTGGCCATGATGGCCTGCATACCCTTCGCGGGTGCCTGGTCGGACCGGATCGGCCGCAAGCCGCTGTGGCGCGGGTCGCTGGTCGGGTTCGCTGTGCTGGCGTTGCCGATGTACTGGCTGATGGGGCAGGGCTTCGCCTTCGCGCTGGTGGGATTCACGGTGCTCAGCGTGCTGTTCGCCGCGCCGCTGGCAACGGTGGCGGCGACGTTCCCGGCGATGTTCCCCACCCAGGTGCGTTATGCGGGATTCGCGATCGCCGACAACGCCGCGGTCGCGGTCTTCGGCGGCACCGCACCGGTGCTGGCGGACTCGGTGATCGAGCACACCGGATGGCAGCTTTTCCCGGCGGTGTACCTGGTGGTCGCCGCGGTGATCGGGCTGGTCGCGTTGCGGTTCCTGCCGGAGACCCGCGGGTGCTCACTGCGCGGTACCGGGATCCCCGGAGTGCAGGGCGAACTGGAGCGAGAGCTGGCGGAGGTGATGGCTACGCAGCCGTTGGCCCTGCCCGCGAGCGTGCGCAAAATGCCGGTTTCACCCGGCGTGTCGTGCACAGACGCGCACGCTCGCGGGTTGGGGGGTGCCCCGTCAGGCCTTGATGCGGATCTGGCCCGGTGA
- a CDS encoding PE-PPE domain-containing protein: protein MFDAVAARSTHCEPGLRAALAAAALVVGIAGAPQIASLTSAPGHTGVLLSAAEVGSLADSGIALIMGPSMIPTPSQQFADTVNELFLQPRGFAGELEVLTTPEEAYVLDKSLARGAEILADRVQALIADGQVDADHPVTVFGYSQSAALTTLAMQQLDDAGVPSSAVHFVLIGNSANPNGGMLVGFENMPQIVEAMGQSEVTLGNPTPHDLYPTSIYTLEYDGYADFPRYVSNIFADLNAVMGMAIQHIAYLGLTPEQIEGAILLDSDPDSLVSSYMIQSEYLPLLYPLLFVPVTGKPLYDLMEPSMRILVNLGYGSIENGWNEGSPDQPTMFTMDQPNIDWTEVNAALAVAAQTGWSAFVADIFDPATYEVVDMLDNPALAPLLAAGDGVGLAEGADAQDMLNSLTNLMWESLVGQYLDPSYWEAQA, encoded by the coding sequence ATGTTTGATGCAGTCGCGGCACGGTCCACCCACTGCGAGCCCGGCCTGCGAGCTGCACTGGCCGCCGCCGCGCTGGTTGTCGGTATCGCCGGTGCTCCCCAGATCGCTTCGCTGACCTCGGCTCCCGGCCATACCGGGGTGCTGCTGTCCGCCGCCGAGGTCGGCTCCCTCGCCGACTCCGGCATCGCGCTGATCATGGGCCCCAGCATGATCCCCACGCCGAGCCAGCAGTTCGCCGACACGGTCAATGAACTGTTCCTGCAGCCGCGCGGCTTCGCCGGTGAACTCGAGGTGCTGACCACACCCGAGGAGGCTTACGTTCTGGACAAGTCCTTGGCCAGGGGGGCGGAGATTCTGGCCGACAGGGTGCAGGCTCTGATCGCGGATGGCCAGGTCGACGCCGATCACCCGGTGACGGTATTCGGCTACTCGCAGAGCGCTGCTCTCACGACTTTGGCAATGCAGCAGCTCGACGACGCCGGCGTGCCGAGTTCTGCGGTGCACTTCGTGTTGATCGGTAATTCGGCCAACCCCAACGGCGGGATGCTGGTCGGCTTCGAAAACATGCCTCAGATCGTCGAGGCCATGGGGCAGAGCGAGGTCACCCTCGGCAACCCGACGCCCCACGATCTGTACCCCACCAGCATCTACACCCTGGAGTACGACGGCTACGCGGACTTCCCGCGGTACGTCAGCAACATCTTCGCCGATCTCAACGCCGTTATGGGTATGGCCATCCAGCACATCGCCTACCTCGGCCTGACTCCCGAGCAGATCGAGGGCGCGATTCTGCTGGATTCAGACCCCGACAGCCTGGTCAGCTCTTACATGATTCAGAGCGAGTACCTGCCGCTGCTGTATCCGCTGCTGTTCGTTCCGGTGACTGGAAAGCCGTTGTACGACTTGATGGAACCAAGCATGCGGATCCTGGTGAATCTGGGCTACGGCAGCATCGAGAACGGGTGGAACGAGGGCTCTCCCGACCAGCCGACGATGTTCACGATGGATCAGCCGAACATCGACTGGACCGAGGTCAACGCTGCGCTGGCGGTGGCGGCGCAGACCGGCTGGAGCGCCTTCGTTGCCGACATCTTCGACCCGGCTACCTATGAGGTGGTCGACATGCTCGACAACCCTGCGCTGGCGCCACTGTTGGCAGCAGGGGATGGCGTGGGCCTGGCCGAAGGTGCGGATGCGCAGGACATGCTCAACAGCTTGACGAACCTGATGTGGGAATCGCTGGTCGGTCAGTACCTGGACCCGTCCTACTGGGAAGCTCAGGCCTAG
- a CDS encoding arabinosyltransferase domain-containing protein, with translation MTPPVTDRDLKLTRWVAVVAGLVGFLLSVATPLLPVVQTTATLNWPQHGELGSVTAPLISQTPISMSVKAPCALVRQLPAEGGTLLATAPAKGKDAALNGLFITVTEKRVDVTDRNVVLATAPRAKVEGPGCTDIEVTSSHAGTFATIGGITQRYGWPDPNLRPQIVGVFTDLAGPAPQGLSLTADIDTRFSTKPTMLKRAAIYAAILATVIAVLALWRLDRLDGHRMHRLIPSRWRFFSLADVAVVFGFLLWYVIGANSSDDGYILGMARVADHAGYMSNYFRWFGSPEDPFGWYYNLLALMTHVSDASIWIRLPDLVAGLVCWLLLSREVLPRFGPAVAASKPALWAAGMVLLAAWMPFNNGLRPEGIIAVGALITYVLVERAIISSRLTPAALAIICAAFTLGIQPTGLIAVAALLAGGRPLLRILVRRHRIHGTWPLVAPLLAAGAVILTVVFADQTIRTVLEATRVRTAIGPSQAWYTENLRYYYLILPTVDGSLSRRFGFLICALCLFTAMFIMLRRKRIAGVASGPVWRLMGVILATMFSLMFAPTKWVHHFGLFAAVAGAMAALTTVLVSRQVVHWSRNRMAFAAAVLFILALCFATTNGWWYVSSYGVPFNADMPRIGGITVSTILFAMFAVAAGWAAWLHFAPRDRGEGRLARALTAAPVPVAAGFMVCVFVASMVAGIVREYPTYSNGLANVRAFVGGCGLADNVLVEPDPNDGALTPLPGEYGELGPLGGVDPVGFTASGVPEKVVAESLRMPITQPGTDYDWDAPKKLKTAGVNGSTVPLPYGLDPARIPLAGSYSTDGQQESKLTSAWYALPSADDGHPLVAVTAAGTIAGNSVLKGYTTGQDVQLEYGVPGPDGAPVAAGRLVPYDLFGEWPRMWRNLRYPRSQIPADAVAVRIVAVDKSLNPRDWIAFTPPRLPEVKTIQEYIGSDKPVLLDWAVGLAFPCQHPMLHANGVTEVPQYRITPDYNAKKQDTDTWQDGVNGGLLGISDMLLRAHVMATYLNYDWGRDWGSLRQFDVITPATPAELDLGSATRSGWWSPGQIRIKA, from the coding sequence ATGACGCCGCCTGTGACCGACCGTGACCTCAAACTGACCCGGTGGGTGGCCGTCGTCGCCGGCCTGGTGGGCTTCCTGCTGTCGGTGGCCACCCCGCTGCTGCCGGTGGTGCAGACCACCGCCACGCTGAACTGGCCGCAGCACGGTGAGCTGGGCAGTGTGACGGCGCCGCTGATCTCCCAGACCCCGATCTCGATGTCGGTGAAGGCGCCGTGCGCCTTGGTGCGCCAACTGCCCGCCGAGGGCGGCACGCTGCTGGCGACCGCGCCGGCCAAGGGCAAGGACGCCGCCCTCAACGGGCTGTTCATCACCGTCACCGAGAAACGGGTGGACGTCACCGACCGCAACGTGGTGCTGGCCACCGCACCGCGGGCCAAAGTGGAAGGCCCCGGCTGCACCGACATCGAGGTCACCTCGTCGCACGCCGGAACCTTCGCCACCATCGGCGGGATCACCCAGCGCTACGGCTGGCCGGACCCGAACCTGCGCCCGCAGATCGTCGGGGTGTTCACCGACCTGGCCGGCCCGGCGCCGCAAGGTCTTTCGCTGACCGCCGACATCGACACCCGGTTCTCCACCAAACCGACGATGCTCAAGCGGGCCGCGATCTACGCGGCCATCCTCGCCACCGTGATCGCGGTGCTGGCGCTGTGGCGCCTGGACCGCCTCGACGGCCACCGGATGCACCGGCTGATCCCAAGCCGCTGGCGGTTCTTCTCGCTGGCCGACGTGGCGGTGGTGTTCGGGTTCCTGCTCTGGTACGTGATCGGGGCGAACTCCTCCGACGACGGCTACATCCTGGGGATGGCCCGGGTCGCCGACCACGCCGGCTATATGAGCAACTACTTCCGCTGGTTCGGCAGCCCGGAAGACCCGTTCGGCTGGTACTACAACCTGCTGGCGCTGATGACGCACGTGTCCGACGCCAGCATCTGGATCCGGCTGCCGGACCTGGTCGCCGGGCTGGTGTGCTGGCTGCTGCTCAGCCGTGAGGTGCTGCCCCGGTTCGGCCCGGCGGTGGCGGCCAGCAAGCCCGCCCTGTGGGCGGCCGGAATGGTGCTGCTGGCGGCCTGGATGCCGTTCAACAACGGCTTGCGGCCCGAGGGGATCATCGCGGTCGGGGCGCTGATCACCTACGTGCTGGTGGAGCGGGCGATCATCTCCAGCCGACTGACCCCGGCGGCGCTGGCGATCATCTGCGCGGCCTTCACCCTGGGTATTCAGCCGACCGGGCTGATCGCGGTGGCCGCGCTGCTGGCCGGTGGCCGGCCGCTGCTGCGGATCCTGGTGCGCCGTCACCGCATTCACGGCACCTGGCCGCTGGTGGCGCCGCTGCTGGCCGCCGGCGCGGTGATCCTGACCGTGGTCTTCGCCGACCAGACCATCCGAACCGTGTTGGAAGCCACCCGGGTTCGCACCGCGATCGGTCCCAGCCAGGCCTGGTACACCGAGAACCTGCGTTACTACTACCTGATCCTGCCCACCGTCGACGGCTCGCTGTCGCGGCGGTTCGGCTTCCTGATCTGTGCGCTGTGCCTGTTCACCGCGATGTTCATCATGTTGCGGCGCAAGCGGATCGCCGGGGTCGCCAGCGGCCCGGTGTGGCGGCTGATGGGCGTAATCCTGGCGACGATGTTCTCGCTGATGTTCGCCCCGACCAAGTGGGTGCACCACTTCGGGCTGTTCGCCGCGGTGGCCGGAGCGATGGCGGCACTGACCACGGTGCTGGTTTCGCGACAAGTGGTGCACTGGTCGAGAAACCGAATGGCATTCGCCGCAGCCGTGTTGTTCATACTCGCGCTGTGTTTCGCCACCACCAACGGCTGGTGGTACGTCTCCAGCTATGGCGTGCCGTTCAACGCCGACATGCCGCGCATCGGCGGAATCACCGTCAGCACAATCCTGTTCGCCATGTTCGCTGTGGCGGCCGGCTGGGCGGCCTGGCTGCACTTCGCGCCGCGTGACCGCGGCGAGGGCCGGCTGGCCCGGGCGTTGACCGCCGCGCCCGTTCCGGTGGCGGCCGGTTTCATGGTGTGCGTGTTCGTGGCCTCGATGGTGGCCGGGATCGTCCGCGAGTACCCGACCTACTCCAACGGCCTGGCCAACGTGCGGGCGTTCGTGGGCGGCTGCGGGCTGGCCGACAACGTGCTGGTGGAGCCCGACCCCAACGACGGCGCGCTGACGCCGCTGCCCGGCGAGTACGGCGAGCTCGGACCACTGGGCGGGGTGGACCCGGTCGGCTTCACCGCCAGCGGGGTACCGGAGAAGGTGGTGGCCGAGTCACTGCGGATGCCGATCACCCAGCCCGGCACCGACTATGACTGGGACGCCCCGAAGAAGTTGAAGACGGCCGGGGTCAACGGCTCGACCGTCCCCTTGCCCTACGGACTGGACCCGGCCCGGATTCCGTTGGCGGGCAGCTACAGCACCGACGGCCAGCAGGAGTCCAAGCTGACGTCGGCCTGGTACGCCCTTCCTTCTGCCGATGACGGCCACCCCTTGGTGGCAGTGACCGCGGCCGGCACCATCGCCGGCAACAGCGTGCTGAAGGGCTACACCACCGGCCAGGACGTGCAGCTGGAGTACGGCGTCCCCGGGCCCGACGGCGCCCCGGTGGCCGCCGGACGGCTGGTGCCTTACGACCTGTTCGGCGAGTGGCCGCGGATGTGGCGCAACCTGCGCTACCCGCGCTCGCAGATCCCGGCCGACGCCGTCGCGGTACGCATTGTGGCCGTGGACAAGTCGCTGAACCCGCGGGACTGGATCGCGTTCACCCCGCCGCGACTGCCCGAGGTGAAGACCATCCAGGAGTACATCGGCTCCGACAAGCCGGTGCTGCTGGACTGGGCGGTGGGCCTGGCCTTCCCGTGCCAGCACCCGATGCTGCACGCCAACGGGGTCACCGAGGTGCCGCAGTACCGGATCACCCCGGACTACAACGCCAAGAAGCAGGACACCGACACCTGGCAGGACGGGGTCAACGGCGGGTTGCTGGGCATCTCCGACATGCTGCTGCGCGCCCACGTGATGGCCACGTACCTGAACTACGACTGGGGCCGGGACTGGGGCTCGTTGCGTCAGTTCGACGTGATCACCCCGGCCACGCCGGCGGAGTTGGACCTGGGCAGCGCCACGCGTTCGGGCTGGTGGTCACCGGGCCAGATCCGCATCAAGGCCTGA
- a CDS encoding arabinosyltransferase domain-containing protein: MSSTYDQPKQRYRIARLIAVVAGVTGVLLCGITPLLPVRQTTATIAWPQGVDADGHVTDVTAPLVSGAPRSLDITIPCSAIATLPDKGGLVLSTVPAGGVDATAHGLFVRANKASVFAAYRDHVAAATPRSKLADCSELHLWAGAGGVGADFVGIPGAAGTLPPENKPQIGGIFTELEIGPQPGLNARIDVDTRFITAPTALKSAVMALGVLAVLASIVALAVLDGPRRRQARSKVHAVTRLADVGVIGTLALWHVIGAISSDDGYNLTMARNVAHAGYVANYYRFFGTTEAPFDWYPALLGQLSTVSTAGVWMRLPATLAGMACWLIISRRILPRLGRLSGNRVAVFTAAAMFAAAWLPFNNGLRPEPLIALGTLVVWVLVERTIATRRLVPTACAVLVAVFTVTLAPHGLIALAPLLTGSRAIEAVIRKRRAADGLVAPLAVLAAAASVIAVVVCRSATLAAVAESARIKYVVGPTIAWYQEFLRYYFLTVEENVDASLTRRFAVLVLLFCMFAMLVVLLRRGRINGVASGPAWRLIGSTAVGLLLLTFTPTKWAVQFGGFAGLAGALAALTAFTFARVGLHSRRNMTLYVTALLFLVAVATSGVNGWFYVGGYGVPWFDIPPVIASKPVTSMFLAASIATGLLAGWQHFRLDYTGHTEVTPTRRNRILASTPLLVLASLMVLLMVGSMAKAAAGRYPAYTTARANIDAIRSGLSSCAMADDVLTEPDVNAGLLQPVPGQKYTELGPLGGSDPYGFDPNSVDDDLTSLAVIAKPGVPNADASPNKPSANQSDAAGTAGGKIPDDAPDGVNGSRVALPYGLDPAVTPVLGSYKEQVAAHATSVWYRLPEQSADRAPIVVVSAAGAIWSHGEDGKLDYGQPLKLEWGTSNPDGTFTARGEVEPIDIGPQNSWRNLRFPLAWAPPGTDVVRIVANDPNLSTEQWIAFTPPRVPVVKTISELMGSQTPVLMDIAVAANFPCQRPFTEHLGIAELPEYRIMPDHKQTAASSNLWQSAEDGGPFMITQAMLWTTTVPTYLRNDWYRDWGAVEAYHRLIPAKAAPDAVIEQGTVTVTGWSRPGPIRALP; the protein is encoded by the coding sequence GTGTCCTCCACCTACGACCAGCCCAAGCAGCGTTATCGGATCGCACGGCTGATCGCGGTGGTGGCCGGCGTCACCGGCGTGCTGCTGTGCGGCATCACCCCGCTGCTCCCGGTCAGACAGACCACCGCCACCATCGCCTGGCCGCAGGGCGTCGACGCCGACGGCCACGTCACCGACGTCACCGCTCCGCTGGTGTCCGGTGCGCCCCGCAGCCTGGACATCACCATCCCCTGCTCGGCAATCGCGACCCTGCCGGACAAGGGCGGCCTGGTGCTGTCGACCGTGCCGGCCGGCGGAGTGGACGCCACCGCGCACGGCCTGTTCGTGCGGGCCAACAAGGCGAGCGTGTTCGCCGCCTACCGCGACCACGTGGCCGCGGCCACCCCCCGGAGCAAGCTCGCCGACTGCAGCGAACTGCACCTGTGGGCCGGGGCCGGCGGGGTCGGCGCGGATTTCGTCGGCATCCCCGGCGCGGCCGGCACCCTCCCCCCGGAGAACAAGCCGCAGATCGGCGGGATCTTCACCGAACTGGAGATCGGCCCCCAGCCGGGCCTGAACGCCCGCATCGACGTCGACACCCGGTTCATCACCGCACCCACCGCCCTCAAGAGCGCCGTGATGGCGCTCGGGGTGCTGGCGGTGCTGGCCTCGATCGTCGCGCTGGCGGTACTGGACGGACCGCGACGTCGGCAAGCCAGATCCAAGGTCCATGCGGTGACCCGACTCGCCGACGTCGGCGTCATCGGCACCCTGGCGCTGTGGCACGTCATCGGCGCCATCTCCAGCGACGACGGCTACAACCTCACGATGGCCCGCAACGTCGCGCATGCCGGCTATGTGGCCAACTACTACCGGTTCTTCGGCACTACCGAGGCCCCGTTCGACTGGTACCCGGCGCTGCTGGGCCAGTTGAGCACGGTCAGCACCGCCGGGGTGTGGATGCGGCTGCCCGCCACGCTGGCCGGCATGGCCTGCTGGCTGATCATCAGCCGCCGCATCCTGCCGCGGCTGGGCCGGCTGTCCGGCAACCGGGTGGCGGTGTTCACCGCCGCGGCCATGTTCGCGGCGGCCTGGCTGCCGTTCAACAACGGCCTGCGCCCCGAGCCACTGATCGCGCTGGGCACCCTGGTGGTCTGGGTGCTGGTGGAACGCACCATCGCCACCCGCCGGCTGGTGCCCACCGCGTGCGCGGTCCTGGTCGCGGTCTTCACCGTCACGCTGGCTCCGCACGGGCTCATCGCGCTGGCTCCGCTGCTGACCGGCTCCCGGGCCATCGAGGCGGTGATCCGCAAGCGCCGGGCCGCCGACGGGCTGGTCGCTCCGCTGGCGGTGCTGGCCGCGGCCGCCTCGGTGATCGCCGTGGTGGTGTGCCGGTCGGCGACCCTGGCCGCGGTCGCCGAATCGGCCCGGATCAAGTACGTGGTCGGTCCGACCATCGCCTGGTACCAGGAGTTCCTGCGGTATTACTTCCTGACCGTCGAGGAGAACGTCGACGCCTCGCTGACCCGCCGGTTCGCCGTGCTGGTGCTGTTGTTCTGCATGTTCGCCATGCTGGTGGTGCTGCTGCGGCGCGGCCGGATCAACGGGGTGGCCAGCGGCCCGGCCTGGCGGCTGATCGGCTCGACCGCGGTGGGCCTGCTGCTGTTGACGTTCACCCCGACCAAGTGGGCGGTGCAGTTCGGCGGGTTCGCCGGGCTGGCCGGGGCGCTGGCGGCGCTCACCGCGTTCACGTTCGCCCGGGTCGGGCTGCACAGCCGACGCAACATGACCCTGTATGTCACCGCGCTGCTGTTCCTGGTGGCCGTGGCGACCTCGGGTGTCAACGGGTGGTTCTACGTCGGCGGCTACGGGGTTCCGTGGTTCGACATCCCGCCGGTGATCGCCAGCAAGCCGGTGACGTCGATGTTCCTGGCGGCCTCGATCGCCACAGGTCTGCTGGCCGGCTGGCAGCACTTCCGGCTGGACTACACCGGGCACACCGAGGTGACGCCGACGCGGCGCAACCGGATCCTGGCGTCGACGCCGCTGCTGGTGCTCGCCAGTTTGATGGTGCTGCTGATGGTGGGCTCGATGGCCAAGGCCGCCGCCGGCCGCTACCCGGCCTATACCACCGCCCGAGCCAACATCGACGCTATCCGTTCCGGACTGTCCAGCTGCGCCATGGCCGACGACGTGCTGACCGAACCCGACGTCAACGCCGGTCTGCTGCAACCGGTTCCCGGCCAGAAATACACCGAGCTCGGCCCCCTCGGTGGTTCCGACCCGTACGGCTTCGACCCCAACTCCGTCGACGACGACCTCACCTCGCTGGCCGTCATCGCCAAACCCGGTGTGCCCAACGCGGATGCCTCCCCCAACAAGCCCAGCGCCAACCAGAGCGACGCGGCGGGCACCGCCGGCGGCAAGATCCCCGACGACGCCCCCGACGGGGTGAACGGCTCCCGGGTGGCCCTGCCCTACGGTCTGGACCCGGCCGTCACCCCGGTGCTCGGCTCCTACAAAGAGCAGGTGGCCGCACACGCCACCTCGGTCTGGTACCGACTGCCGGAACAGTCGGCGGACCGGGCACCGATTGTCGTGGTCAGCGCTGCCGGAGCCATCTGGTCGCACGGCGAGGACGGCAAGCTCGACTACGGCCAGCCGCTGAAGCTGGAGTGGGGCACCAGTAACCCCGACGGCACATTCACCGCGCGCGGGGAGGTGGAGCCGATCGACATCGGGCCGCAGAACTCCTGGCGCAACCTGCGTTTCCCGTTGGCCTGGGCGCCGCCCGGCACCGACGTGGTGCGCATCGTCGCCAACGACCCGAACCTGTCCACCGAGCAGTGGATCGCCTTCACCCCGCCGCGGGTGCCGGTGGTCAAGACCATCAGTGAGTTGATGGGCTCGCAGACCCCGGTGCTGATGGACATCGCCGTCGCGGCGAACTTCCCGTGCCAGCGGCCGTTCACCGAGCACCTGGGCATCGCCGAGCTGCCGGAGTACCGGATCATGCCCGACCACAAGCAGACCGCGGCGTCGTCGAACCTGTGGCAGTCGGCCGAGGACGGTGGACCGTTCATGATCACCCAGGCCATGCTGTGGACCACCACCGTCCCGACCTACCTGCGCAATGACTGGTATCGCGACTGGGGCGCGGTGGAGGCCTATCACCGACTGATCCCCGCGAAGGCCGCGCCCGACGCCGTCATCGAGCAGGGCACCGTCACTGTGACCGGCTGGAGCCGGCCCGGACCGATTCGAGCACTGCCATGA
- a CDS encoding acyl-CoA carboxylase subunit beta, protein MTTEFPPAHPPKTTAQLLSELREKLELAKEPGGEAAVAKRAKKGIPSARDRIHALLDPGSFLEIGALCKTPGDPNALYGDGVVTGHGRINGRPVGVFSHDQTVFQGSVGEMFGRKVAKLMEWVAMVGCPIIGINDSAGARIQDAVTSLAWYAELGRRHEMLRGLVPEISIILGKCAGGAVYSPIQTDLLVAVRDQGYMFITGPDVIKDVTGEDVSFDELGGADAQAQRGNIHKVVDDEAAAFQYVRDYLSFLPSNHFDDAPIVNPGLEPEITPHDLELDSIVPDADNVAYDMHEILLRIFDDGDVFEISEQRGKAMITAFARVDGHPVGVIANQPMFMSGAVDTEASDKAASFIRFCDSYNLPLVFVVDTPGAMPGVSEEKNGIIKRGGRFFNAIVEADVPKVTVIIRKAYGGGYAVMGSKQLSADLNFAWPTARIAVIGADGAAQLLVKRFPDPTAPEVQKIKQDFIDGYNENMAIPWTAAERGYIDAVIQPHETRLLLRKSLRLLRDKQNFPKVQRKHGLLPI, encoded by the coding sequence GTGACCACCGAGTTCCCACCCGCCCACCCGCCCAAGACCACTGCGCAATTGCTGTCCGAACTCCGCGAAAAGCTGGAGCTGGCCAAGGAACCCGGCGGTGAGGCGGCCGTCGCCAAGCGGGCGAAGAAGGGCATCCCCAGTGCCCGCGACCGCATTCATGCGCTGCTGGACCCGGGCAGCTTCTTGGAGATCGGTGCGCTGTGCAAGACCCCCGGTGACCCGAACGCGCTCTACGGCGACGGCGTGGTCACCGGTCACGGCCGGATCAACGGCCGACCCGTCGGGGTGTTCAGCCACGACCAGACCGTGTTCCAGGGCTCGGTCGGGGAGATGTTCGGCCGCAAGGTGGCCAAGCTGATGGAGTGGGTGGCCATGGTCGGCTGCCCGATCATCGGCATCAACGACTCGGCGGGCGCGCGGATCCAGGACGCGGTTACATCGCTGGCCTGGTACGCCGAGCTGGGACGGCGCCACGAAATGCTGCGCGGCCTGGTTCCGGAAATCTCGATCATCTTGGGTAAATGTGCTGGGGGAGCGGTGTATTCGCCGATCCAGACGGACCTGTTGGTAGCCGTACGTGATCAGGGCTACATGTTCATCACCGGACCGGACGTGATCAAGGATGTCACCGGCGAGGACGTCAGCTTCGACGAGCTCGGCGGCGCCGACGCGCAGGCGCAGCGCGGCAACATCCACAAGGTGGTCGACGACGAGGCGGCGGCGTTCCAGTACGTGCGTGACTACTTGTCGTTCCTGCCCTCCAACCACTTCGACGACGCGCCGATCGTCAACCCCGGCCTGGAGCCGGAGATCACCCCGCACGACCTGGAGCTGGACTCGATCGTTCCGGACGCCGACAACGTCGCCTACGACATGCACGAGATCCTGCTGCGGATCTTCGACGACGGCGACGTCTTCGAGATCTCCGAACAGCGCGGGAAGGCGATGATCACCGCGTTCGCCCGGGTGGACGGGCATCCGGTCGGGGTGATCGCCAACCAGCCGATGTTCATGTCCGGGGCGGTCGACACCGAGGCATCCGACAAGGCGGCCAGTTTCATCCGATTCTGCGACTCCTACAACCTCCCGTTGGTTTTCGTCGTCGACACCCCCGGCGCCATGCCCGGGGTGTCGGAGGAGAAGAACGGGATCATCAAGCGCGGTGGCCGGTTCTTCAACGCCATCGTCGAGGCCGACGTGCCCAAGGTGACCGTGATCATCCGCAAGGCCTACGGCGGTGGCTACGCGGTGATGGGCTCCAAGCAGCTGTCCGCGGATCTGAACTTCGCCTGGCCGACGGCCCGCATCGCGGTGATCGGCGCCGACGGCGCGGCCCAGCTACTGGTGAAGCGCTTCCCGGACCCGACCGCGCCCGAGGTGCAGAAGATCAAGCAGGATTTCATCGACGGCTACAACGAGAACATGGCGATCCCGTGGACTGCCGCCGAGCGCGGCTACATCGACGCCGTGATCCAGCCGCACGAGACCCGGTTGTTGCTGCGTAAGTCGCTGCGGCTGCTGCGGGACAAGCAGAACTTCCCGAAGGTGCAGCGTAAGCACGGTCTGCTGCCCATCTAG